DNA sequence from the Pseudoxanthomonas indica genome:
CAACCTGTTCTGCTACACCGGCGTGGCCAGCGTGCAGGCGGCGGTGGCCGGTGCGGCCAGCACCACCAGCGTGGACCTGTCGGCCAACTATCTGGAATGGTGCGCGGAAAACCTGAAAGGCAATGGCCTGACCGGCACCGCGCACGAACTGGTGCATGCCGATGCCATGCGCTGGCTGGAAGCCGAACGCGCGCAGTTCGATCTGATCTTCTGCGACCCGCCGACCTTCTCCAACTCCGCGCGCGCCGAGGACTTCGACGTGCAGAAAGAACACGTGCGCCTGCTGCGCGCGGCGGTCAACCGGCTCGCGCCGGGCGGTGTGCTGTACTTCAGCAACAACTTTCGCCGCTTCCGCCTGGATGAGAATGCCGTGGCCGAGTTCGCCCGCTGCGAGGACATCAGCGCACAGACCATCCCGCCGGATTTCGAGCGTAATGCGCGTATCCACCGTTGCTGGAAATTGCAGCGCTACTGAGCCGGGCCCGGCACTTGAAAGCCGACCCCGGCCTTGCAACCATGCGGGCCGGGGAAGCCACGGAAGCAAGCGCATGAAACGGATCAGTCTGTTTTGCCTGTTGTGGGCAGGCGCCACCGCGCACGCCGCCGAGCCGGCACCGGCGCAGCGCCCACCTACCGTGCTGAACCTGCCGCTGGACGTCGGCGTGGACGCACAAGGCAAGGTCACGGACGTGGTGCCGGATGCGACCGTGCCGGAACCCCTGAAGCCCGGGCTGGTGCGGCGCGCCAGTGAGTGGCAGTTCGCCCCGCCGATGTGGCAAGGCCAACCTGCTGCCTTGCGCGGTCGGGTGCTGGTGCGGGTGCAGTTCGCCGCCACCACCGATGGCAAGACCGTGGCGCAGATTGTCGACGCCAAGGGCAGCGAGCCCATCAAAGCCTTCCTGGGCACCGAGGTGCCGCAATTTCCGCAGTCGGCCGCCAAGCGTGGCGTCGGCGGAACGTTCGTGCACACCATGCGACAGGGAGCGGACGGCTCCCTCAGCGACATGCAACTGCTGTGGTCCGGTGGCGAAGGCAGCAAGAAGAAATGGGCGACGCAGTTCGACGGGTCCCTGCGCGAGGTATACGCCAAGGCGCGGCGACAGCCGGTGATCATCAACGGTCAGCCCATGGCCTGCCACGGGCAGCTCACGTTCCACTTCAGCGCCATTGGCCCCCAGGAGCCGCCGGAGCCGGCCAGCGAACGCGAGGCACGCGAAGCCGCGATCGCGGCATGGCGTGCGGCGACGCCGGACGAATGTCCGATGCTGACCTTGACCACCGACGTGTCCGGTCAACTGCTCTGAGCGCAGCCGCGCAGCCGCGCAGACGCTTTACTCGAACTTTGGCTGGCAGATCGGGCAGTAGAAGCTGCGGCGATGGGTCTTGCCCAGATGCGCCCGCACCAGCTTGCCGTGGCCCTTGGCGCATTGGCCCTTGTTGTGCACCAGCCAGTGTTTGCGCAATACGTGCGCCTGCTTCCAGGCCAGTGAGTCGAAGGCGTACTGGCGGGCTTGGGTGATCAGTTCCGTCAGCTTGCGCGCTGGCAATGCGCCGACGCGGCTGCAGGGATGTACGCCGATGCGATACAGCACTTCGTTCTTGATGTAGTTGCCGACGCCGGAAAAAATCGACTGGTCGAGCAGGGCGTCGCAGGCCCAGGCGTCGGGCAGCTTCTTCAACTTGCGCCGCGCCAGCGCCGGATCCCAGGCATCGGACATCACGTCCACGCGCCAGTCGTAGACCTCGTCCAGCGGCTCGTCGATGAAGCGCAACGAGCAGGCGTAGAAGTTGAACTCGCCGTTGTCGAACACCAGGCCGAGTCTCAGCCGGGACGGCGGCGGCCGGCGTTCGTCGATGCGATAGCTGCCGTACAACATGAAATGCACGCGCAGGGTGAAATTGGAGAACTCAATCAGCAGGTGCTTGCCCCAGGTGCGGAGGGCGACCACCTTGCGCCGACGCATGCGCTGGATGTCGATGCTGCTGTTGCCGCCCACCTCGCGCACCGTGCGGCCGACGAACTTCGCCGCTTCCTCGCGGACGATGATGAGAGAGGGGCCTTCGGGCATGGAGTGAAAGACGCGCGGGGGGAGAAGTCAGACTGCCCGCTCGGCTGCGGTGCCGTCGTGAAGCCGCCGGGATGACGAGCCCGGCCGTATTGGTGCTTCACCCGTGGCTGATGGCGTGATCGCTAGGCTGGCCGCAACGTTCCCGATGCGGCCTTGCCATGCCCCGGCGCAGCACGCTTTCCATCGCCACCTTCAACGTCAACGGCATCCGCTCGCGCCTGCCGCATCTGATTACCTGGCTGCGCGAAGAGAAGCCGGACATCGCCTGCCTGCAGGAACTGAAGTCGGTCGACCAGGGATTTCCGCGCTCGGATCTGGAGGCCGAGGGTTATCACGCGCGCTGGGTCGGGCAGGCGTCATGGAATGGCGTGGCGGTGCTGGTGCGTGGCGAGGAATCCAGCGAAGTGCGGCGGGTGTTGCCAGGTGATCCGTCTGACTCCCATGCGCGTTATCTGGAAGTGGATGCGCTTGGCCTGCGCGTGGTCTGCATCTACCTGCCCAACGGCAACCCGCAGCCCGGCCCCAAGTTCGACTACAAGCTGAAGTGGTTCGACCGCTTCAATCGCCACGCCAAAAAGTTGTTCGCGCTGGACACGCCGGTGGTGATGGCGGGCGACTACAACGTGGTGCCGACCGACTTCGACATCTACAACCCGCGATCGTGGTTGAAGGATGCATTGCTGCAACCGGAGAGCCGCGAGCGTTACGCCAAGTTGTTGAAGATGGGCTGGGTGGATGCGATTCGGGAGCTGTATCCGGAGGAGCAGATTTACACCTTCTGGGATTACTTCCGCCAGCACTGGGAGCGGGATGCCGGCTTGCGCATCGATCATCTGCTGCTCAACGAAGCCGCCGCAAAGCGCCTGAAAGAGGGTGGCGTGGATCGGTGGGTGCGCGGCCTGCCCAAGCCCAGCGATCACGCGCCGACGTGGGTCAAGCTGAAGCACGTAGCCATGGCGAAGAAGCCTGCAAAGAAATCGGCGAAGTGATGTATGTGGGACTTCAGCCCCGACCACACGCGTTACTTCCACCATTGAGCCAGCGCGTGACGAAGCGGCGCATCACTTCATCGTCGGCATCACGAACTCGGCGTGGCGTGCGCCCTCGGGCCAACGCGCGGTGATGGTCTTCAGCCGCGTGTAGAAGCGCACGCCATCGGGACCATGCACATGCAGCGGGCCGAACAGCGAGCGCTTCCAGCCGCCGAAGCTGTGGAAGGCCATCGGCACCGGAATCGGCACGTTGATACCGACCATGCCGGCCTGCACCCGATGGGCGAATTCGCGTGCGGCGCCGCCATCGCGGGTG
Encoded proteins:
- the xth gene encoding exodeoxyribonuclease III; the protein is MPRRSTLSIATFNVNGIRSRLPHLITWLREEKPDIACLQELKSVDQGFPRSDLEAEGYHARWVGQASWNGVAVLVRGEESSEVRRVLPGDPSDSHARYLEVDALGLRVVCIYLPNGNPQPGPKFDYKLKWFDRFNRHAKKLFALDTPVVMAGDYNVVPTDFDIYNPRSWLKDALLQPESRERYAKLLKMGWVDAIRELYPEEQIYTFWDYFRQHWERDAGLRIDHLLLNEAAAKRLKEGGVDRWVRGLPKPSDHAPTWVKLKHVAMAKKPAKKSAK
- a CDS encoding DNA-formamidopyrimidine glycosylase family protein translates to MPEGPSLIIVREEAAKFVGRTVREVGGNSSIDIQRMRRRKVVALRTWGKHLLIEFSNFTLRVHFMLYGSYRIDERRPPPSRLRLGLVFDNGEFNFYACSLRFIDEPLDEVYDWRVDVMSDAWDPALARRKLKKLPDAWACDALLDQSIFSGVGNYIKNEVLYRIGVHPCSRVGALPARKLTELITQARQYAFDSLAWKQAHVLRKHWLVHNKGQCAKGHGKLVRAHLGKTHRRSFYCPICQPKFE